The proteins below come from a single Triticum aestivum cultivar Chinese Spring chromosome 5D, IWGSC CS RefSeq v2.1, whole genome shotgun sequence genomic window:
- the LOC123124198 gene encoding polyubiquitin-B-like has product MEVTFETTQGRRFVVEIWYFSTVRRIKEYILKQEGIPVESQRLFFQGKELEDDRDTEYYPIVEGSHVLIVLPDGSPAAAVTAAADGHAAGAPGAVVHVVASGPALGQGRSVALELDASCTVARLKEMLQERTDGALPATKVSVFLDKAEMEDDKALVEFEPSSAEGMKMEVRVVVRQPPPSPACNNGNGAAKVNNKLQQRMSVEVKWGAKTATLEVSDMDAVKELRAELGSAAPHLLLPNDGAYFFIYKQNVMEEERTLRWHDVKTGDTIEIFNGRVTGGA; this is encoded by the coding sequence ATGGAGGTGACGTTCGAGACGACGCAGGGCCGCCGATTCGTCGTCGAGATTTGGTATTTCTCCACCGTGCGGAGGATCAAGGAGTACATCCTGAAGCAGGAGGGCATCCCCGTGGAGTCCCAGCGCCTCTTCTTCCAGGGCAAGGAGCTCGAGGACGACCGCGACACCGAGTACTACCCCATCGTGGAGGGATCCCACGTGCTCATCGTCCTGCCGGATGgctctcccgccgccgccgtcaccgccgccgctgACGGCCATGCCGCAGGCGCCCCCGGCGCCGTCGTCCATGTCGTCGCCTCCGGGCCGGCCCTCGGCCAGGGCCGCAGCGTCGCGCTCGAACTGGACGCGTCCTGCACCGTCGCCCGTCTCAAGGAGATGCTCCAGGAGCGCACGGACGGCGCGCTGCCCGCCACCAAGGTGAGCGTGTTCTTGGACAAGGCCGAGATGGAGGATGACAAGGCGCTGGTGGAGTTCGAGCCGTCGTCGGCTGAGGGAATGAAGATGGAGGTGCGCGTGGTCGTgcgccagccgccgccgtcgccagcgTGCAACAACGGGAACGGGGCGGCCAAGGTTAATAACAAGCTGCAGCAGAGGATGTCTGTGGAGGTCAAGTGGGGCGCCAAGACCGCGACGCTGGAGGTGAGCGACATGGACGCCGTCAAGGAGCTGCGGGCGGAGCTGGGCAGcgcggcgccgcacctcctcctgCCCAACGACGGCGCCTACTTCTTCATCTACAAGCAGAACGTCATGGAGGAGGAGCGCACGCTGCGCTGGCACGACGTCAAGACCGGCGACACCATCGAGATCTTCAACGGCAGGGTCACCGGAGGCGCTTGA